The Candidatus Desulfofervidus auxilii DNA segment CTCTTAAGGTAACTTTAGTAGAAGCTAGACGGAAACGTGTAGCTTTTTTAAAAGAAATTAAACGCCTTTTAGACTTAAAAAATATAGAAATTATTCAAGCCTACCTTGAGTCTAAGCGCTCAATTTTACCTCTGGCCAGCTTTGATGCTGTATTTAGTCGCGCAGTGGCACCATTATCTGAATATATAGAACTAGCACTTCCTCTGGTTAAAGAAGGTGGATTGATTTTATCTATGTTAGGAGAAAAAAAATCAAGAGAAACATTAGGAAATATTTGTCAAAAATACCCAGTTTCTATCGCAGAATGCAAAAGTTTTATACTGCCCTTTAGCAATATCAAAAGAGAAATAGTGGCATTTAAGAAGACTTAAAAACATCATCTAACATCTCTTTTAACTTGCCCTTATCAGGAATAAATCCAAATACCCTTTCCCATACATCAGGCAATTCCATACATAAATAAACCACCACATTTGGTGCATATTCTCTAATCCAACTCAGTATTTTTCTATAAACATGAATGCGAATAGGCTTGAAGTAACGGCGTTTACCATCTATAGCCGGGATGAATTCTCCATAAATAATGTCACTCTGGGGAAACCGACGCTTAATAATATGTTTTAAACGGGGCATAAAGCGAAAACTACCTAAACTAATCCAGGCAATACCTTCAGGTTGAATGTATTTAAAAAGCCAATCAATGGTTTTTTTATAGTCCTCTTCCCAGCCTGGATAATAAATTATGGGGTCAAAATGAAAACCTACCCAGTAACCCCATTTTTGACAT contains these protein-coding regions:
- the rsmG gene encoding 16S rRNA (guanine(527)-N(7))-methyltransferase RsmG, which translates into the protein MEKNIKEILQTGSSLLGINLNQRQLHQFQLYLLRLKKWNKHINLTSLKNDKEIVIKHFLDSLTLISFLKLSWEVIDIGSGAGFPGLPLKIALPSLKVTLVEARRKRVAFLKEIKRLLDLKNIEIIQAYLESKRSILPLASFDAVFSRAVAPLSEYIELALPLVKEGGLILSMLGEKKSRETLGNICQKYPVSIAECKSFILPFSNIKREIVAFKKT